The nucleotide sequence CCCTTCCTGCTCTTCTCCGCGTTCACGGGGGCGCTGGCCGACCGCTACGACTGCCGCAAGCTCATCCACGTGTCCCAGGCCCTCTACCTGATGGCCACGCTGGCCTGGGGGCTGCTCATCCTCACCGACACGCTCCAGATCTGGCACGCGGTCGTCATCCTGCTCGTGCACGGCTTCGCCGGGGTGGCGGGAGGAACGGCGTCGCAACTCATCATCCACGACATGGTGGGCGCCGGGCATCTGCACAGCGCGGTCCGCCTGAACGCCAGTAGCCGGCACCTCGCCCTCCTGCTGGGCCCGGCCGTGGGCGCCGGGTTCATGCTGGCGCTGGGGGCGGCCGGGGGATTGCTCGCCAATGTGCTGATGTACCTGCCCTTGACGATCCTGCTGCTGCGTATCCCCTACACCGGCCACTCCGGGCGGGCCGAGCCGCGGACACCCGGGCGGCACGGCGGCCTGGCCGCGTGGCTGCAGGTGC is from Candidatus Methylomirabilota bacterium and encodes:
- a CDS encoding MFS transporter; the protein is MRRAVTRSVPALRFAALHVPDYRRYFVATLLAMTGDTIEHVISYWVIFQKFHSPTLAGFAVVSHWVPFLLFSAFTGALADRYDCRKLIHVSQALYLMATLAWGLLILTDTLQIWHAVVILLVHGFAGVAGGTASQLIIHDMVGAGHLHSAVRLNASSRHLALLLGPAVGAGFMLALGAAGGLLANVLMYLPLTILLLRIPYTGHSGRAEPRTPGRHGGLAAWLQVLREASADRRIMTMIMLGGATSFFVGNAFQAQMPEYAHDLGADEAGIGYSVLLTANAVGAVLGAVLLESVDVLRPSARAAIMYAAAWAV